In Bordetella holmesii ATCC 51541, the following proteins share a genomic window:
- a CDS encoding receptor ligand binding region family protein, giving the protein MDDGTDVSRAVKNMRKLTSEDKVDAIVGPNTTAAALAGLDVLAETGTPMVALAASAVIVEPVSDPKRTWAFKMPQNDSLMASVLVQDMKKKGVKSVAFIGFADSYGDSWWKEFSAAAKAAGLDIVAQERFQRTDASVVGQALKVIGAKPDAVLIAGAGTPSALPQKTLLERGYKGPIYQTHGIGTLEFLQVGGRDVEGTLFPTGPAVVARELPADNPVKKVAMDFAEKYEAEHGAHSLTQFAGDAYGAWMLLDSAVARALKSGAKPGTPEFRRALRDALENTRDLAVPNGVLNISAKDHQGFDERARVMGVIKDGKFSYAGQP; this is encoded by the coding sequence TTGGACGATGGCACCGACGTCAGCCGCGCGGTCAAGAACATGCGCAAGTTGACATCGGAAGACAAGGTTGACGCCATCGTAGGGCCCAACACCACCGCGGCGGCGCTGGCTGGACTGGATGTGCTGGCCGAAACAGGTACACCCATGGTGGCGCTGGCTGCCTCGGCCGTCATTGTCGAGCCGGTATCCGATCCCAAGCGAACCTGGGCATTCAAAATGCCGCAGAACGACTCGCTCATGGCTTCGGTGCTGGTCCAGGACATGAAAAAGAAGGGGGTTAAATCGGTGGCCTTCATCGGGTTCGCCGATTCCTATGGCGACAGCTGGTGGAAGGAGTTTTCCGCGGCTGCCAAGGCTGCAGGCCTGGATATCGTGGCGCAGGAGCGCTTCCAGCGCACAGACGCTTCCGTCGTGGGGCAGGCGCTTAAGGTCATCGGGGCCAAGCCGGATGCTGTCTTGATCGCCGGGGCCGGTACACCGTCGGCGCTGCCGCAAAAGACCCTGCTCGAGCGTGGTTACAAGGGGCCTATCTATCAAACTCACGGCATCGGTACGCTGGAATTTTTGCAGGTGGGCGGACGGGACGTTGAAGGCACGTTGTTTCCGACGGGACCGGCCGTGGTGGCACGTGAGCTTCCCGCGGACAATCCGGTCAAGAAGGTTGCCATGGACTTCGCCGAAAAGTATGAGGCCGAGCATGGTGCGCACAGCTTGACGCAGTTCGCCGGCGACGCTTATGGTGCCTGGATGTTGCTGGACTCGGCAGTTGCCCGAGCCCTGAAATCGGGCGCCAAGCCGGGTACGCCTGAATTTCGCCGCGCCTTACGGGATGCGCTGGAGAACACGCGGGATTTGGCCGTGCCCAATGGCGTGCTCAACATCAGCGCGAAGGACCATCAAGGGTTTGACGAGCGTGCCCGCGTCATGGGTGTGATTAAGGATGGCAAATTCTCTTATGCGGGACAACCCTGA
- the ehuB gene encoding ectoine/hydroxyectoine ABC transporter solute-binding protein EhuB, whose translation MLAAATLTALAACDSGSNNVAPASQEKQSSTQDTLQAAKSAGRIRIGYANEAPYAFMDSQNARVSGESVEVARVVLKRMGINEVDGVLTEFGSLIPGLQARRFDIIAAGMYVTPERCKQVAFSNPTYGVDEGFLVPKGNPKQLHSFEDVANKPDAKLGVVVGAIEGDYARDSKVDAGQMVVFPDAVSAFSGVQAERADAYAATALTINDLLNKVQDGGGMERAQPFKNPVIDGKEARGYGAFAFRKEDKAFADAFNAELAKFLGTEEHAKLVAPFGFTKAELPGDVTAAKLCGTP comes from the coding sequence GTGCTTGCTGCGGCCACTCTCACTGCACTGGCGGCGTGTGATTCAGGGAGCAACAATGTCGCTCCTGCATCGCAGGAGAAGCAGAGCAGCACGCAGGACACGCTCCAGGCCGCGAAGAGCGCGGGTCGTATACGCATCGGTTATGCCAACGAGGCTCCCTATGCCTTCATGGACAGCCAGAACGCCCGGGTGAGCGGGGAGTCCGTTGAGGTGGCGCGCGTGGTGCTCAAACGCATGGGCATCAATGAGGTGGACGGGGTCTTGACCGAATTCGGCTCTCTCATCCCCGGGTTACAGGCCCGGCGTTTCGACATCATCGCCGCCGGGATGTACGTCACTCCTGAGCGCTGCAAGCAGGTGGCCTTCTCCAATCCCACCTATGGCGTGGATGAGGGCTTTTTGGTTCCCAAGGGCAACCCCAAGCAATTGCACAGTTTCGAGGACGTCGCCAACAAGCCAGACGCGAAACTGGGTGTTGTGGTAGGCGCAATCGAGGGCGATTACGCGCGGGACTCGAAGGTCGATGCCGGTCAGATGGTGGTCTTCCCGGATGCGGTCAGTGCGTTTTCAGGGGTGCAGGCCGAGCGCGCTGACGCGTATGCGGCTACTGCGCTGACGATCAACGATCTGCTGAACAAGGTACAGGATGGCGGGGGGATGGAGCGTGCGCAGCCTTTCAAGAACCCAGTCATTGACGGTAAGGAGGCACGTGGTTATGGGGCGTTCGCCTTTCGCAAGGAGGACAAAGCGTTTGCGGATGCGTTCAATGCCGAGCTGGCCAAGTTTTTGGGCACTGAAGAGCACGCCAAACTCGTGGCCCCTTTTGGATTTACCAAAGCGGAGTTACCTGGCGACGTGACGGCCGCCAAGCTGTGCGGCACGCCTTGA
- a CDS encoding shikimate / quinate 5-dehydrogenase family protein, which translates to MLNINSTATRKALAFPSVIATLRAAFRGGYTVPARHVHHIKAEGRQGTSLIMPAWSEAGYYGVKVINIFAENTRDGLPGLHASYALYCARTGVPLAQIDGNVVTAFRTAAAAALGADYLARRDAQRLLVLGSGRIAGLVPAAMRAVRPIEEVMVWNVRQQGAQALARRLCDEGFRAWAVTDLQTAVSRADIVSCATLSTTPLVRGEWLRGGTHLDLIGSFTPEMMEADPACFAGTSVYVDTDEAPTKSGDLLEAFKAGTLRMPDIRGTLFDLVRGQVSGRSEDGQITVFKAVGSALEDLALAALVYEAYAAEPELVMSQARTAET; encoded by the coding sequence CTTTTCCGTCCGTGATTGCCACATTGCGAGCCGCTTTTCGCGGTGGGTATACGGTGCCAGCGCGGCACGTGCACCACATCAAGGCCGAAGGCCGACAGGGAACCTCCCTGATAATGCCGGCCTGGAGCGAGGCGGGGTATTACGGTGTGAAGGTAATCAACATCTTTGCCGAGAACACTCGCGACGGCTTGCCAGGGCTACATGCGAGTTACGCACTGTATTGCGCACGTACCGGCGTGCCGTTGGCCCAGATCGATGGGAATGTGGTGACGGCGTTCCGTACGGCAGCGGCTGCCGCACTGGGAGCGGACTATCTGGCCAGGCGCGACGCGCAGCGGCTGTTGGTGCTCGGCAGCGGCCGCATTGCGGGCTTGGTGCCAGCTGCCATGCGTGCCGTGCGCCCCATTGAAGAGGTCATGGTCTGGAATGTGCGCCAGCAGGGCGCCCAGGCATTGGCGCGGCGGTTGTGCGATGAGGGATTTCGTGCGTGGGCGGTCACAGATCTGCAGACCGCTGTGAGCAGGGCAGATATTGTCAGTTGCGCCACCTTGTCCACCACGCCTTTAGTGCGTGGAGAATGGTTGCGCGGTGGGACTCATCTCGATCTGATCGGCAGTTTCACCCCGGAAATGATGGAGGCGGACCCGGCGTGCTTTGCAGGCACTTCCGTCTACGTCGATACCGACGAGGCGCCGACCAAATCGGGCGACCTGCTAGAGGCCTTCAAGGCAGGCACGCTGCGCATGCCAGATATCCGCGGCACGTTGTTTGATCTTGTCCGCGGGCAGGTCAGTGGCCGCAGCGAAGACGGGCAGATCACGGTTTTCAAGGCCGTTGGTAGCGCGCTGGAGGATCTTGCTCTGGCTGCTTTGGTGTACGAGGCGTACGCTGCCGAGCCCGAGCTCGTAATGAGCCAGGCACGTACGGCAGAGACATAG
- the ehuC gene encoding ectoine/hydroxyectoine ABC transporter, permease protein EhuC — protein sequence MTLRITLGAALLAIPLAILAGLARLSSQAWLRMISLVYVEVFRGTSALVQLFWFYFVLPMFGVRLPAILVGIVVLALNAGAYGAEVVRGAIQAVPAGQREAGVALNFTRRQVMRRVILPQAFAAMLPQAGNLLIELLKNTALVSLITITDLTFRGQLLRSETLQTTEIFSIMLLMYFAVALCITGAVRWLEKRVRIQ from the coding sequence GTGACCTTGCGTATTACGCTCGGCGCGGCGCTCTTGGCTATTCCGCTTGCCATCCTGGCCGGTTTGGCCAGATTGTCCAGTCAGGCATGGCTGCGGATGATTTCTCTGGTCTATGTCGAGGTATTCCGCGGCACGTCGGCGCTGGTGCAACTTTTCTGGTTCTACTTTGTACTGCCGATGTTCGGTGTGCGCTTACCGGCGATTCTCGTTGGCATCGTGGTGTTGGCGCTAAATGCCGGAGCCTATGGAGCAGAGGTCGTGCGTGGAGCGATCCAGGCGGTGCCCGCCGGGCAGCGCGAAGCCGGCGTGGCGTTGAATTTCACACGTCGTCAGGTCATGCGGCGCGTGATTTTGCCTCAAGCGTTTGCGGCCATGCTGCCGCAGGCCGGCAATCTGCTTATCGAGTTGCTCAAGAATACGGCACTCGTGTCCCTCATCACGATTACAGACCTGACGTTTCGCGGGCAATTGCTGCGTAGCGAGACACTGCAGACCACAGAGATCTTCAGCATCATGCTGCTGATGTATTTCGCCGTGGCGCTATGCATCACGGGCGCGGTGCGTTGGCTTGAGAAAAGGGTGCGGATCCAATGA